Proteins from a single region of Bdellovibrio bacteriovorus HD100:
- a CDS encoding NmrA family NAD(P)-binding protein: MILVMGATGHIGSKITTHLLANSQQVRCVARKFPNKDAYRGAELAQGDANDVSFLMDCMRGCSAVFTMIPPDMSAKEVRFYQNKFGEVIAEAIEEAGVKKVVNLSSVGADLESGTGPILGLHDQEERLNSITRADIMHLRPTYFMENLLSGIPSIISMNRFFGTISSEVPVPMIATRDIAARAAFLLMHPEFKSHNVEYLLGERDVTFDEALRILGQAIKKPEIEYVEVPEQEMRNYLIGAGLTEDWSDAMLEMNRSFNNGSIAGTVNRDKKNTTATSLEEFARTTFLDAYTRAQRTDADRKSRPSSEREARP, encoded by the coding sequence ATGATTCTTGTTATGGGAGCTACAGGTCACATCGGTTCAAAAATCACCACTCACCTTCTTGCCAACAGCCAACAAGTGCGCTGCGTGGCCCGCAAGTTCCCGAACAAAGACGCCTACCGTGGCGCAGAACTGGCACAAGGGGACGCCAATGACGTCAGCTTTCTGATGGACTGTATGCGCGGCTGTTCTGCCGTGTTTACGATGATTCCACCGGACATGAGCGCCAAGGAAGTGCGCTTTTACCAGAACAAATTCGGTGAGGTGATCGCCGAAGCCATCGAAGAAGCCGGAGTTAAAAAAGTCGTGAATCTTTCCAGCGTCGGTGCAGACCTGGAAAGCGGCACCGGCCCGATCCTGGGACTGCACGACCAGGAAGAAAGACTGAACTCCATCACCCGAGCCGACATCATGCACTTGCGCCCGACTTACTTTATGGAAAATCTGCTCAGCGGAATTCCCAGCATCATTTCCATGAACCGCTTTTTTGGAACCATTTCCAGCGAAGTCCCGGTGCCGATGATTGCCACCCGTGACATTGCCGCACGGGCCGCCTTCCTACTGATGCATCCGGAATTCAAATCCCACAATGTCGAATATCTTCTGGGTGAACGGGATGTCACCTTCGACGAGGCCCTGCGTATTCTTGGCCAGGCCATCAAAAAACCTGAAATCGAATACGTCGAGGTTCCTGAACAGGAAATGAGAAACTACCTGATTGGCGCCGGACTGACCGAGGACTGGTCAGATGCCATGCTGGAAATGAACCGCTCCTTTAACAATGGATCGATCGCCGGCACTGTCAACCGGGACAAAAAGAACACCACCGCAACATCTTTGGAGGAGTTCGCCCGGACAACATTCCTGGATGCCTACACACGCGCCCAGCGCACTGACGCTGACAGAAAATCCCGACCATCCTCGGAGCGTGAGGCCAGACCGTAA
- a CDS encoding S9 family peptidase: MKISVLAIALLGVSCMHKNYLDYPKPEKITTQLSKHGDIRMDDYFWLRERENPKVVDYLKKENAYTAEMMKPALELEEKIFQELKSRVKEDESFVPAKDGDYWYSARFEKAQQYPLHTRHKGSPTGPEEILINVPELAKGHTYFSSTGPRMSPNHKMMAYAVDTVGRRFYTIHFKDLTTGKVLAEKIENVTGNLSWANDNETIFYSEQHPETLRSEKVYRYNIKTHKKDLVYHEKDDTFSVYVYKSLSEKFIFIASYSTLTTETRFMSADHPLGTFKVFNPRERAHEYSVTDGGDKFYIVSNKNARNYKLMVADLEHTEEKHWKELIPHRDDTYLESVTVFKSFIALDERHNGLTQVRIADRNAQNPYELKFADPSYLASVGDNREYDTEWLRYNYESMRLPDSVYDLNVKTKEQVLRKVKEIPNYNADLYKTERVFLTVRDGTKVPVSLIMKKDFKKDGKSSMLVYGYGSYGANMDPWFSSNLFSLVDRGFVYAKAHIRGGSEMGRHWYDQGRTHSKMNTFNDFIDVTEALIKEGYSSAEHTFAMGGSAGGLLMGAVMNLRPDLYKGIVAQVPFVDVISTMLDDSIPLTTSEYDQWGNPNVKEDYEYIRKYSPYDNVKSQAYPNVLVTTGFHDSQVQYWEPAKWVPKLREHNKGTSMILLKTDMESGHGGASGRFDQLKETATEYAFILMVNGNKN; the protein is encoded by the coding sequence ATGAAAATAAGTGTCTTGGCTATCGCACTTCTGGGAGTATCCTGCATGCACAAAAATTATCTTGATTATCCGAAACCTGAAAAGATCACAACTCAGCTGTCCAAACACGGCGACATCCGTATGGACGACTATTTCTGGCTGCGCGAGCGTGAAAATCCCAAAGTCGTCGACTATCTGAAGAAAGAAAACGCCTACACTGCAGAAATGATGAAACCGGCACTGGAGCTAGAGGAAAAAATATTTCAGGAGCTGAAGTCCCGCGTGAAAGAAGACGAATCTTTCGTGCCTGCTAAAGACGGTGACTATTGGTATTCAGCAAGATTTGAGAAGGCCCAGCAGTATCCGCTGCACACCCGCCACAAAGGCAGCCCGACAGGGCCTGAAGAAATTCTGATCAACGTTCCGGAACTGGCAAAAGGTCACACCTATTTCAGCTCGACCGGCCCGCGTATGAGTCCGAACCATAAGATGATGGCCTATGCGGTGGATACCGTCGGTCGTCGTTTCTATACAATCCATTTCAAGGATCTGACCACCGGGAAAGTTCTGGCGGAAAAAATTGAAAATGTCACTGGCAACCTGAGCTGGGCCAATGACAACGAAACCATCTTCTATTCTGAACAGCACCCGGAAACCCTGCGTTCCGAGAAGGTCTATCGCTACAACATCAAAACGCACAAGAAGGATCTTGTTTACCACGAAAAAGACGACACCTTCAGCGTTTACGTTTACAAATCCCTGTCTGAAAAATTTATCTTCATCGCGTCTTACAGCACTCTGACGACCGAGACACGTTTCATGTCGGCGGACCACCCGCTAGGAACTTTCAAGGTGTTCAACCCGCGCGAACGCGCGCACGAATACTCAGTGACGGATGGTGGCGACAAGTTCTATATCGTTTCTAACAAGAACGCGCGCAATTACAAATTGATGGTGGCAGACCTGGAGCACACCGAGGAGAAACACTGGAAGGAACTGATCCCCCACCGGGATGACACCTATCTGGAAAGCGTCACCGTGTTTAAAAGCTTCATCGCTTTGGATGAACGCCATAACGGGCTTACCCAGGTGCGTATTGCCGACCGCAATGCCCAAAACCCTTACGAACTAAAATTTGCGGATCCAAGTTACCTGGCGTCTGTGGGAGACAACCGCGAATACGACACCGAATGGCTGCGCTATAACTATGAATCCATGCGCCTGCCGGATTCTGTTTATGACCTGAACGTTAAAACCAAAGAACAGGTGCTGAGAAAGGTGAAGGAGATCCCGAACTACAACGCCGACTTGTATAAAACCGAGCGTGTCTTCCTGACGGTTCGTGACGGCACCAAAGTTCCAGTGTCCCTGATCATGAAAAAGGATTTTAAGAAGGACGGCAAGTCCTCGATGCTGGTCTACGGCTATGGCTCTTACGGTGCGAACATGGACCCTTGGTTCAGCAGCAATCTGTTCAGTCTGGTGGATCGTGGTTTTGTCTATGCCAAAGCCCACATCCGTGGGGGTTCCGAGATGGGCCGTCACTGGTATGACCAGGGCCGCACACATTCAAAGATGAACACCTTCAATGACTTTATTGATGTGACCGAAGCCTTGATCAAAGAGGGCTATTCCTCGGCCGAACACACTTTCGCCATGGGCGGAAGTGCCGGCGGCCTATTGATGGGAGCGGTGATGAATCTGCGCCCGGATCTTTACAAGGGCATCGTGGCGCAAGTGCCGTTCGTGGATGTGATCTCTACGATGCTGGATGATAGCATTCCCCTGACCACCAGTGAATACGACCAGTGGGGCAATCCGAACGTGAAAGAGGATTACGAATACATCCGCAAGTATTCCCCTTATGACAACGTCAAGAGCCAGGCTTATCCGAATGTTTTGGTGACCACTGGCTTCCACGATTCTCAGGTGCAGTACTGGGAGCCGGCGAAGTGGGTGCCGAAGCTTCGTGAACACAATAAAGGGACTTCGATGATTCTTTTGAAGACCGACATGGAGTCAGGTCATGGAGGGGCTTCCGGCCGCTTCGATCAATTGAAAGAAACGGCCACGGAATATGCGTTTATTCTGATGGTTAACGGAAATAAGAATTAG
- a CDS encoding L,D-transpeptidase, with product MKNVMKYGVVAAALVVSQSASASFWGKVKNAFNDCKYEDQEYSQVYSYEKAITPRLPEYLRQQQAFSEQDFYSKPWLRDFRYVIVINKAEHGRTAQTMRVYEYGRVVINSKVSTGREGLELKRKNKECTGAPAKSYWSQTPTGYYTPKFLSKDHHSSSWDSSMPFAIFYDVDNGLALHEVYKKYTDYLGGRASGGCTRQDAKTAEELFNRVKETERATIPEINPDGTPVLNEDGSVKYINSQYWTSQKTGETVKFNTFSALIIVQDVRD from the coding sequence ATGAAGAACGTTATGAAGTACGGAGTCGTAGCCGCGGCTCTGGTTGTCAGTCAATCCGCCTCGGCCTCTTTCTGGGGTAAGGTGAAAAACGCGTTTAATGACTGTAAGTATGAAGACCAGGAATACAGCCAGGTATATTCATATGAAAAAGCTATTACGCCGCGTCTGCCGGAATACCTGCGTCAGCAGCAGGCCTTCAGCGAGCAGGATTTCTATTCCAAGCCCTGGCTGCGCGATTTCCGCTATGTGATCGTGATCAATAAGGCTGAACATGGTCGCACCGCCCAGACAATGCGCGTGTATGAGTATGGCCGTGTTGTGATCAATTCCAAAGTTTCCACAGGCCGTGAAGGTCTGGAGCTGAAACGTAAAAACAAAGAGTGCACGGGCGCTCCGGCGAAATCTTACTGGTCTCAGACGCCGACAGGCTATTACACACCGAAATTCCTGTCCAAAGATCACCATTCCAGTTCCTGGGATTCATCCATGCCGTTTGCGATCTTCTATGACGTGGACAACGGTTTGGCTTTGCATGAAGTTTACAAGAAATACACGGACTATCTTGGAGGCCGCGCTTCTGGGGGTTGCACCCGTCAGGATGCTAAAACCGCTGAAGAGCTGTTCAACCGTGTGAAGGAAACTGAGCGCGCCACCATCCCTGAAATCAATCCGGACGGAACTCCGGTGTTGAATGAGGATGGCAGCGTGAAGTACATCAATTCTCAGTACTGGACAAGCCAGAAGACCGGCGAAACTGTGAAGTTCAACACTTTCAGTGCGCTGATCATCGTGCAGGATGTAAGAGACTAA
- a CDS encoding HAMP domain-containing methyl-accepting chemotaxis protein encodes MGNITSWFRGIKGKLLFAAALPIVAFCMVGVISVNGVGRVNELLKSSHNEIIPNILILTDMRISRNAFGFRAYSALSLFKTGKEIDGELELAAKALDSYRKDYEKYMKTSFTAEEKVLFDKAQDKFPAILAIMEDILKNLKSKDAAGLERAEELLRGDYTVAGVPVSEFTEAALKIYEGKAATEGQLAHAAEESVKMWNILTTIVGNILISGTLLWIAARMSKQISAISEQLTEASNHVAGAVTQMTSAGSSLSQSSTEAAASLEETVASLEELSSMVQMNSDNAKQAASLSASSREVAEKGQGEISKLISSMEQISASSRKIEEIIHVIDDIAFQTNLLALNAAVEAARAGEQGKGFAVVAEAVRALAQRSASAAKDITQLIKQSVQQVEEGSQIASSSGLVLDNIVTSVKKVSDLNTEIATASTEQTAGIQQISKAMNQLDQAAQGNAASAEEIAASSAEIDTMAATSQKLTSQLNEVIHGKGSLTAVAPAAASAPVNGAAVVKTSQSSKPLPKKAAKQSAASEVIPFDDDRQVGTIEGF; translated from the coding sequence ATGGGCAACATCACATCCTGGTTTCGTGGCATCAAAGGAAAGCTTTTATTTGCAGCGGCCCTTCCCATTGTGGCCTTCTGTATGGTGGGGGTCATTTCCGTCAACGGTGTGGGCCGGGTGAACGAGCTTCTGAAAAGTTCGCACAACGAGATCATTCCCAATATTCTGATTCTGACGGACATGCGCATTTCCCGAAACGCCTTTGGGTTCCGTGCGTACTCGGCTTTAAGTCTTTTCAAGACAGGCAAAGAGATCGACGGCGAACTGGAGTTGGCTGCTAAGGCTTTGGATTCCTATCGCAAAGATTATGAAAAATACATGAAGACTTCTTTCACTGCCGAAGAAAAAGTCCTCTTCGACAAAGCTCAGGACAAGTTCCCGGCGATTCTTGCCATCATGGAGGACATCCTGAAGAACCTCAAAAGCAAAGACGCCGCGGGCCTGGAAAGGGCTGAAGAGCTTTTGCGAGGCGACTATACAGTCGCTGGGGTGCCGGTCAGCGAATTTACTGAGGCGGCTTTAAAAATCTATGAAGGCAAAGCTGCCACCGAAGGACAGCTGGCGCATGCGGCCGAGGAATCTGTGAAGATGTGGAATATTCTGACGACAATCGTCGGAAACATTCTGATTTCGGGCACGTTGCTGTGGATCGCGGCGCGCATGTCCAAACAGATCTCTGCCATTTCTGAGCAGCTGACCGAAGCCAGTAATCATGTGGCGGGTGCGGTGACTCAGATGACCAGTGCGGGCTCGAGTCTGTCCCAGTCTTCGACCGAGGCGGCCGCTTCGTTGGAGGAAACTGTGGCGTCTTTGGAAGAACTTTCCTCGATGGTGCAGATGAACTCTGACAATGCCAAGCAGGCGGCCAGTCTGTCGGCCTCCTCCCGTGAAGTGGCGGAAAAAGGCCAGGGTGAGATTTCAAAACTGATTTCTTCCATGGAGCAGATTTCCGCTTCCTCTCGCAAGATTGAAGAGATCATTCATGTGATTGATGATATCGCTTTCCAGACCAACTTGCTGGCCCTGAATGCGGCAGTGGAAGCGGCTCGTGCCGGAGAGCAGGGGAAAGGTTTTGCCGTCGTGGCCGAAGCCGTGCGGGCGCTGGCACAAAGAAGTGCCTCTGCCGCCAAAGACATCACCCAGCTGATCAAACAGTCCGTGCAGCAGGTGGAAGAGGGCAGTCAGATTGCCAGTTCCAGCGGCCTGGTTCTGGATAATATTGTGACCTCCGTTAAAAAAGTATCTGACCTGAACACTGAAATCGCCACAGCCAGCACCGAGCAGACGGCCGGTATTCAGCAGATCAGCAAAGCCATGAACCAGCTGGATCAGGCGGCACAAGGCAATGCCGCTTCCGCTGAAGAGATCGCTGCTTCCAGCGCCGAGATCGACACGATGGCGGCGACATCGCAGAAGCTGACTTCACAATTGAACGAAGTGATTCATGGCAAAGGAAGCCTGACTGCCGTGGCCCCTGCGGCAGCTTCGGCTCCGGTGAATGGAGCTGCTGTTGTGAAAACCTCTCAATCCTCAAAGCCCTTGCCAAAGAAGGCAGCGAAGCAATCTGCCGCCAGCGAGGTGATCCCCTTTGATGACGATCGCCAGGTGGGCACCATTGAGGGTTTTTAG
- the acnA gene encoding aconitate hydratase AcnA — protein MFIQSKDSFKTKSKLQVGSQSYTIFNAHKIQHPNIKKLPVSLKVLLENLLRHEDGLHVSKEDIDSLLSLSNESLTREISFFPARVLMQDFTGVPAVVDLAAMRDAMKSLGGDPKKINPLVPVDLVIDHSVMVDAFGTPKSFDENVKMEFERNHERYVFLKWGQNAFQNFKVVPPGTGICHQVNLEYLGKTVWSNQGPEGANAFPDTLVGTDSHTTMINGLAVLGWGVGGIEAEAVMLGQPLSMLIPEVVGFKLDGKMQEGTTATDLVLTITQMLRKKGVVGKFVEFYGPGLATMSLADRATIANMAPEYGATCGFFPVDEQTMKYLRLSGRDAATIALVEAYAKETGLWRSEEAEKHYHFNDTLHLDMSTVEPSLAGPKRPQDRVVLAGAAEDFKKQLVAGFQVEADKATKSASAVTVDTQNYSLGHGDVVIAAITSCTNTSNPSVMIGAGLVAKKAVEKGLTVKPWVKTSLAPGSQVVTDYLERAGLQTYLDKLGFNLVGYGCTTCIGNSGPLDPPVAGAVEKGNLVVASVLSGNRNFEGRINPHVKANYLASPMLVVAHALAGNMMIDITRDSLGNDSSGKPVYLKDIWPSSQEIQDTINKTVETKMFDTRYGNVFAGTEDWQKINTTSSQVYNWEKSTYIKNPPYFEGMALKPEAVHDVKGARPLAILGDSITTDHISPAGSIKKDSPAGRYLMSHGVDAKDFNSYGSRRGNDEVMVRGTFANIRIKNEMLQGVEGGMTKYVPSGETLAIYDASVKYQSTMTPLVVIAGKEYGTGSSRDWAAKGTRLLGVKAVIAESFERIHRSNLIGMGVLPLQFHPGTDRKTLHLDGSETFDISGIESGMKPQQDLMLTIHRANGQKEDVKVRSRIDTAVELEYYKNGGILHYVLRKLV, from the coding sequence ATGTTCATTCAATCCAAAGACAGTTTTAAGACGAAATCGAAACTTCAGGTGGGCTCACAGAGCTACACCATTTTCAACGCTCACAAAATCCAGCATCCCAACATTAAAAAACTTCCGGTGTCGCTGAAGGTCCTTTTGGAAAACCTTCTGCGCCACGAAGATGGGCTGCATGTCAGCAAAGAGGACATTGATTCCCTGCTGAGCCTGAGCAACGAATCCCTGACCCGCGAAATTTCATTCTTCCCGGCGCGAGTGCTGATGCAGGACTTTACCGGGGTGCCGGCGGTCGTGGATCTGGCGGCGATGCGGGATGCGATGAAGTCTCTGGGCGGTGATCCGAAAAAAATCAACCCGCTGGTGCCGGTCGATCTGGTGATTGACCACTCGGTGATGGTCGATGCCTTCGGTACGCCGAAGTCCTTTGATGAAAACGTGAAAATGGAGTTTGAGCGCAATCACGAACGTTATGTCTTCCTGAAGTGGGGGCAGAACGCGTTCCAGAATTTCAAAGTGGTTCCGCCGGGCACAGGTATTTGTCACCAGGTGAATCTGGAATATCTGGGTAAAACCGTGTGGTCCAATCAAGGGCCTGAGGGGGCTAATGCCTTCCCTGACACCTTGGTGGGCACAGACAGTCACACCACCATGATCAACGGTCTGGCTGTGTTGGGCTGGGGTGTGGGTGGCATCGAGGCGGAAGCGGTGATGCTGGGACAGCCTCTAAGCATGCTGATTCCGGAAGTGGTCGGCTTTAAGCTTGATGGAAAAATGCAGGAAGGCACGACGGCGACGGATCTTGTCCTGACCATCACGCAAATGCTGCGTAAAAAAGGTGTGGTTGGAAAGTTTGTTGAATTCTATGGCCCGGGTCTGGCAACCATGTCTTTGGCGGATCGGGCGACGATTGCCAACATGGCACCTGAATACGGCGCAACCTGCGGATTCTTCCCGGTGGATGAGCAAACTATGAAGTATCTGCGTCTGTCCGGTCGGGATGCCGCGACCATTGCTTTGGTTGAAGCCTATGCGAAAGAAACCGGGTTGTGGCGTTCGGAAGAAGCGGAGAAGCACTATCACTTCAACGACACTCTTCACTTGGACATGTCCACTGTCGAGCCTTCTTTGGCCGGCCCTAAGCGCCCGCAAGACCGTGTGGTTCTGGCTGGCGCTGCTGAAGATTTCAAAAAACAACTGGTGGCGGGTTTCCAGGTGGAGGCCGACAAAGCGACCAAATCCGCTTCGGCGGTGACCGTCGACACTCAAAACTACTCTTTGGGTCACGGGGACGTGGTGATTGCCGCGATCACCAGCTGCACGAACACCTCCAATCCATCGGTGATGATCGGCGCCGGTCTGGTGGCGAAGAAAGCCGTGGAAAAGGGCCTGACCGTGAAGCCGTGGGTGAAGACATCCCTGGCTCCCGGGTCTCAGGTGGTGACGGACTATCTGGAGCGCGCCGGTTTGCAAACTTATCTGGATAAGCTGGGTTTCAATCTTGTGGGTTACGGTTGCACGACCTGTATCGGGAACTCCGGACCGCTGGATCCTCCGGTGGCGGGGGCGGTTGAAAAAGGAAATCTGGTTGTGGCGTCGGTTCTTTCCGGAAACCGCAACTTTGAAGGCCGCATCAATCCGCATGTGAAAGCCAACTATCTGGCGTCTCCGATGCTGGTGGTGGCGCACGCATTGGCGGGCAACATGATGATTGATATCACCCGCGATTCTTTGGGCAATGATTCATCTGGAAAGCCTGTTTATCTGAAGGACATCTGGCCAAGCAGTCAGGAGATTCAGGACACCATCAACAAAACCGTTGAAACTAAAATGTTCGACACGCGTTACGGAAATGTTTTTGCTGGCACCGAAGACTGGCAAAAAATCAACACCACGTCTTCCCAGGTCTACAACTGGGAAAAGAGCACTTACATCAAGAACCCCCCGTACTTTGAGGGCATGGCCCTGAAGCCGGAAGCGGTTCATGACGTGAAGGGCGCTCGTCCTTTGGCAATCCTGGGTGATTCAATCACGACGGACCATATTTCTCCGGCGGGAAGTATCAAAAAGGATTCTCCGGCAGGACGCTATCTGATGTCCCATGGGGTGGATGCCAAAGACTTCAACTCTTACGGATCCCGTCGTGGTAATGACGAGGTGATGGTGCGCGGGACTTTCGCCAACATCCGCATTAAAAACGAAATGCTTCAGGGGGTGGAAGGCGGCATGACCAAGTACGTGCCAAGCGGTGAAACGCTGGCCATATACGATGCTTCGGTAAAGTATCAGTCCACGATGACGCCTTTGGTGGTGATCGCCGGTAAAGAGTACGGCACGGGTTCTTCCCGGGACTGGGCTGCCAAGGGCACTCGTCTTCTGGGTGTGAAAGCCGTGATCGCGGAAAGTTTCGAGCGTATTCACCGTTCCAACCTGATTGGTATGGGGGTGTTGCCTCTGCAGTTCCATCCGGGCACGGATCGCAAGACTTTGCATCTGGATGGCTCAGAGACGTTCGATATTTCCGGCATTGAATCCGGCATGAAGCCACAGCAGGATTTGATGTTGACCATTCATCGCGCCAACGGTCAGAAAGAGGACGTGAAAGTGCGCTCTCGTATCGACACCGCAGTTGAACTTGAGTACTACAAAAATGGGGGCATCCTCCATTACGTGCTTCGCAAACTGGTCTAG
- a CDS encoding NUDIX domain-containing protein: MKHLEEKTLSTRQIFKGRYLKIEQDQVQAPDGRTYTREYILHPGAAMMIPLLPNGNVVMIHQYRHAVKKVFLEFPAGKRDHNEETLLTAKRELLEETGYEAKDWKFLTTIHPVIGYSNEHIDLYLARDLTHLEQRLDQGEFIEVVEVKPADLMQLVLEGKVSDVKTQIGAFWLDKFLRGEWN; the protein is encoded by the coding sequence ATGAAGCATTTGGAAGAAAAGACGCTGTCCACGCGTCAGATTTTTAAAGGACGATACCTCAAAATTGAACAGGATCAGGTGCAGGCTCCCGACGGGCGCACCTACACCCGTGAGTACATTCTGCATCCCGGCGCCGCGATGATGATTCCGCTTTTGCCAAATGGGAATGTGGTGATGATTCATCAGTACCGTCACGCGGTTAAAAAAGTTTTTCTCGAGTTTCCTGCCGGAAAACGAGACCACAACGAAGAAACCCTTCTGACGGCAAAAAGAGAACTGCTCGAAGAGACCGGCTATGAAGCCAAAGACTGGAAGTTCCTGACCACAATCCATCCTGTCATTGGTTATTCCAACGAGCACATTGATTTGTATCTGGCCAGGGACCTGACTCATCTGGAGCAGCGTCTGGATCAGGGTGAGTTTATTGAGGTTGTCGAAGTAAAACCCGCAGACCTTATGCAGCTTGTTCTCGAGGGAAAAGTGAGCGATGTGAAAACCCAGATCGGGGCTTTTTGGCTTGATAAATTTCTAAGAGGGGAGTGGAATTGA